The Eublepharis macularius isolate TG4126 chromosome 11, MPM_Emac_v1.0, whole genome shotgun sequence genome includes a region encoding these proteins:
- the XRCC2 gene encoding DNA repair protein XRCC2, producing the protein MVDGLGKAESGAQLLARLEGRSSLKSLEPSLFAEDGYPIHGDIVEFHGPEGTGKTEMLYHLIVRCILPKAGGGLEVGLLFIDTDSHFDMLRLVTVLEHRLSQSSEELIKQCLGRFFLVTCSSSAQLLLTLHSLENMFCSHPSLCLLIIDSMSAFYWIDRANGGENLSLQEANLRRCAQCLGKLVREYHLALFATTQTIMQKSSNSAESSGKHPGEAHVDYRPYLCKSWQQLITHRVFFSKQCHPGSAKGFSITSCHIHNNSVVKRPFSISECGVQF; encoded by the exons CTGCTTGCTCGACTTGAAGGCAGAAGTTCCTTGAAAAGCCTGGAACCTTCCCTTTTTGCTGAGGACGGATATCCCATTCATG GGGACATTGTTGAATTCCACGGCCCAGAAGGAACAGGAAAAACAGAAATGCTCTATCACCTTATTGTCCGCTGCATTCTCCCAAAAGCAGGAGGGGGCCTGGAAGTCGGCTTGCTTTTTATCGATACCGACTCTCATTTCGACATGCTGCGCCTAGTGACCGTTTTGGAACACAGGTTGTCCCAAAGCTCCGAGGAGCTGATCAAGCAATGCCTGGGCAGGTTTTTCCTTGTGACCTGCAGCAGCAGCGCTCAGCTGCTTCTCACCCTTCACTCTTTGGAAAACATGttttgctcccacccttccctctgCCTTCTGATTATTGACAGCATGTCAGCCTTTTATTGGATTGACAGAGCCAATGGAGGGGAAAACCTCAGCCTGCAGGAAGCAAACCTAAGGAGATGCGCTCAGTGCCTCGGGAAGCTCGTCAGAGAGTATCACTTGGCTCTGTTTGCAACAACCCAAACCATCATGCAGAAATCATCGAACTCGGCTGAAAGCTCAGGAAAACACCCGGGCGAGGCCCATGTGGACTACCGGCCTTACCTGTGTAAATCATGGCAACAGCTGATCACCCACCGGGTCTTTTTCTCCAAGCAGTGCCATCCAGGCAGTGCCAAAGGATTTTCAATCACCTCTTGCCACATCCATAACAACAGTGTTGTAAAGCGTCCGTTTAGCATTTCAGAATGTGGAGTCCAGTTTTAA